From a single Candidatus Defluviilinea gracilis genomic region:
- the pstB gene encoding phosphate ABC transporter ATP-binding protein, whose translation MSSTQSAFSVQNLDFYYNTNAKTLSNINIEIQPRKVTALIGPSGCGKSTFLRCLNRMNDTIAGTRVDGKIFLNGEDIYGEKMDVVNLRQRVGMVFQKPNPFPQSIYDNVAFGPRVMGMDVDMDKVVRESLERAALWDDVKDDLKADALSLALGQQQRLCIARVIAVQPEVILMDESTSALDPIATLRVEELIAELKQDYTIVIVTHNMQQAARVSDYTGLFWLGELVEFSETNSMFTKPKQELTEAYITGRMG comes from the coding sequence ATGAGTTCGACTCAATCCGCCTTCTCCGTCCAAAACTTGGACTTTTACTACAACACCAACGCGAAGACTCTTTCGAACATCAACATCGAGATCCAGCCGCGCAAAGTGACCGCGCTCATCGGTCCGTCGGGATGCGGCAAGTCCACGTTTTTGCGCTGTCTCAATCGGATGAACGACACTATCGCAGGCACGCGCGTGGATGGGAAGATTTTCCTCAACGGTGAAGACATTTACGGCGAGAAAATGGACGTGGTCAATTTACGTCAGCGCGTGGGCATGGTGTTTCAGAAGCCGAATCCGTTTCCACAGTCCATTTACGACAACGTGGCGTTCGGTCCGCGCGTGATGGGTATGGATGTGGACATGGACAAGGTCGTCCGCGAAAGCCTCGAACGCGCCGCGCTGTGGGACGATGTGAAAGACGACCTCAAAGCCGACGCGTTGAGTCTCGCGCTGGGTCAGCAACAACGACTGTGCATCGCGCGTGTCATCGCCGTGCAACCCGAAGTGATCCTGATGGACGAGTCCACGTCCGCGCTCGACCCGATCGCCACCCTGCGCGTGGAGGAACTCATCGCCGAACTGAAACAGGATTACACCATCGTCATCGTCACGCACAACATGCAACAAGCCGCGCGCGTGTCCGATTACACAGGTCTGTTCTGGCTGGGGGAGCTGGTGGAGTTTTCAGAAACCAACTCCATGTTCACGAAGCCGAAGCAAGAATTGACGGAGGCATACATCACAGGGAGGATGGGATGA
- a CDS encoding NAD(P)/FAD-dependent oxidoreductase, which produces MTSNQYDAIIIGGGHNGLVAAAYLAKAGKKVVVLERRHIVGGAAVTEEIFPGFKFTEFSYVVSLLRPEIIRDLELPKHGLKILPLPSTFTPMENGDYLAAWDDHDLTRREIYRHSPKDAEAYDEYARVMARAAKAIKPIINLIPPDPSSLSIRDMLGLLKVGQYAASLKEKELYTIAKLATQSSADLLEEWFETDALKGTKAASGIIGTFLGPRSPGTAYVLLHHYMGEIDGAFRAWGFAKNGSGGVSGSILNAAQALGVEIRVGCSVSQVKVKNGSAVGVILENGDEIQSKVVMSAADPKRTFLQFVEQKYLPDDFVTSIQNFRTRGSSGKVNIALSELPNFTAMPFEKGHESILHRGAVSISPSIDYIERAYDDAKYGQISKRPYLDMIFPSMIDPDMAPPGQHVMSCFVQYAPYDLEGGWNDEKRNELGEAVISTIEQYAPNIRKCIVGMQVISPKDIERIAGITGGNIFHGELLLHQIFFLRPTPQWADFRTPLKGYYFGASGAHPGGGVMGAAGMLAAKEILKDGN; this is translated from the coding sequence ATGACATCCAATCAATACGACGCAATCATCATCGGCGGGGGACATAACGGACTTGTCGCCGCCGCTTACCTAGCCAAAGCGGGCAAGAAAGTTGTCGTGCTGGAGCGCAGACACATCGTCGGTGGGGCGGCGGTGACGGAGGAGATTTTTCCTGGGTTCAAGTTCACCGAGTTTTCGTATGTGGTGAGTCTGTTGCGCCCAGAGATCATCCGTGATTTGGAATTGCCTAAGCATGGACTCAAAATCCTGCCGTTACCAAGCACATTCACGCCGATGGAAAACGGAGATTATCTCGCCGCGTGGGATGACCATGATCTAACCCGCCGTGAGATTTATCGTCACTCGCCGAAAGATGCAGAAGCGTATGATGAGTATGCGCGTGTGATGGCGCGTGCGGCAAAGGCGATCAAGCCGATCATCAATTTGATTCCGCCCGACCCATCCTCGTTAAGTATTCGTGACATGCTGGGATTATTGAAAGTCGGTCAATATGCGGCAAGTTTAAAAGAAAAAGAACTTTATACGATTGCCAAACTCGCCACACAATCATCCGCGGATTTGCTTGAAGAGTGGTTCGAGACCGACGCGCTCAAAGGGACAAAAGCCGCCAGCGGAATCATCGGTACATTTTTAGGTCCGCGCTCGCCTGGGACGGCGTATGTTCTGCTCCATCATTACATGGGCGAAATTGACGGCGCCTTCCGCGCGTGGGGTTTTGCCAAGAACGGCTCTGGCGGAGTCAGCGGCTCCATTCTTAACGCGGCGCAAGCGCTCGGGGTGGAGATCAGAGTTGGTTGTTCGGTGAGTCAGGTCAAGGTCAAGAATGGAAGCGCAGTGGGCGTCATCCTTGAAAATGGCGACGAGATTCAATCCAAAGTCGTCATGTCTGCCGCCGATCCAAAACGGACGTTCCTGCAATTTGTTGAACAAAAATATTTGCCCGATGATTTTGTCACGTCCATTCAAAATTTTCGCACGCGCGGTTCGTCGGGAAAAGTTAATATCGCGTTGAGCGAACTGCCAAACTTTACGGCGATGCCGTTTGAAAAGGGACACGAATCGATCCTGCATCGCGGCGCGGTTTCGATCAGCCCGAGCATTGACTATATCGAGCGCGCGTATGACGACGCGAAGTATGGTCAGATTTCGAAGCGACCGTATCTCGATATGATTTTCCCTTCGATGATTGACCCCGATATGGCGCCGCCTGGTCAGCATGTGATGTCGTGTTTTGTGCAATATGCGCCGTATGATTTGGAGGGCGGATGGAACGATGAAAAACGAAACGAACTCGGTGAAGCCGTGATCTCAACCATCGAGCAATATGCGCCAAACATTCGCAAATGTATTGTGGGCATGCAAGTCATTTCGCCGAAAGATATCGAACGCATCGCGGGCATCACGGGCGGAAATATTTTTCACGGCGAGTTGTTGCTGCATCAAATCTTTTTCCTGCGCCCCACGCCGCAATGGGCAGATTTCCGCACGCCGCTCAAAGGATATTATTTCGGCGCCAGCGGCGCGCATCCTGGCGGCGGAGTCATGGGCGCGGCGGGGATGTTGGCGGCGAAGGAGATTTTGAAGGATGGTAATTAG